One genomic region from Cellulomonas fengjieae encodes:
- a CDS encoding LacI family DNA-binding transcriptional regulator: MIVVTPAYDSGVPASTASPSTPSSGPSSPTPSPPAPAPARRPTITDVARAAGVSIAVVSYALNGRPGVSAATRERVLRVADEFGWRPSAAARSMRSGPRAIGLVVDRGAAGPVAQATGVLEFVIALQEVLATRNLALMLQIVDGPEAAVSLYGDWWAERRFDVMVVTDVLVEDPRIDALRRLRAPAVIVGAGHSDADVASVTLDHTEGFVRVGRYLLELGHRHVALVSGPTELERTRERLAALTGVLDAAGGLLVHEATGGTAEEAAVATRRLVTGGRAPTAIVYDSDQMAVAALDVARRTGLAVPWDLSVVAGSDSALCRLATPSITTLPSAQRELGAATGEVVLAVLDGDPRAQRELHIGGLAVRGSTGPRSR, translated from the coding sequence GTGATCGTGGTCACACCTGCATATGACTCCGGAGTACCCGCCTCTACCGCGTCACCGTCGACGCCGTCGTCCGGGCCGTCCTCCCCCACCCCCTCGCCCCCGGCTCCCGCCCCGGCGAGGCGACCGACCATCACCGACGTCGCGCGCGCCGCCGGGGTATCGATCGCGGTCGTGTCCTACGCCCTGAACGGTCGCCCCGGCGTCTCGGCGGCGACGCGGGAGCGGGTGCTGCGCGTCGCCGACGAGTTCGGCTGGCGGCCGAGCGCGGCGGCGCGGTCGATGCGTTCCGGCCCGCGCGCGATCGGTCTCGTGGTCGACCGCGGCGCCGCCGGCCCCGTGGCGCAGGCGACCGGCGTCCTCGAGTTCGTCATCGCGCTGCAGGAGGTCCTGGCGACCCGGAACCTCGCGCTCATGCTGCAGATCGTGGACGGCCCGGAGGCGGCCGTCAGCCTCTACGGCGACTGGTGGGCCGAGCGCCGGTTCGACGTCATGGTGGTGACCGACGTCCTCGTCGAGGACCCCCGGATCGACGCGCTGCGCCGCCTGCGCGCGCCGGCCGTCATCGTCGGTGCAGGTCACAGCGACGCGGACGTCGCCTCGGTGACGCTCGACCACACCGAGGGCTTCGTCCGGGTGGGGCGCTACCTGCTCGAGCTGGGACATCGGCACGTGGCCCTCGTCAGCGGTCCGACGGAGCTGGAACGCACCCGGGAACGTCTCGCGGCGCTCACCGGGGTGCTCGACGCGGCCGGCGGGCTGCTGGTCCACGAGGCCACCGGCGGCACTGCCGAGGAGGCCGCGGTCGCCACCAGACGCCTCGTGACGGGGGGCCGGGCGCCCACGGCGATCGTCTACGACTCCGACCAGATGGCGGTCGCGGCGCTCGACGTCGCGCGCCGTACGGGCCTGGCGGTGCCCTGGGACCTGTCGGTGGTCGCCGGGTCCGACTCGGCGCTGTGCCGGCTCGCCACGCCGTCGATCACCACCCTTCCCTCGGCCCAGCGCGAGCTCGGTGCGGCCACCGGCGAGGTCGTCCTCGCGGTGCTCGACGGGGACCCGCGCGCGCAGCGGGAGCTCCACATCGGTGGCCTCGCGGTCCGCGGGAGCACCGGCCCACGGTCGCGATGA